In Lacrimispora indolis DSM 755, a genomic segment contains:
- the ilvD gene encoding dihydroxy-acid dehydratase, translated as MVSQEIRKLAPEMDPLRMGMGWKAEDLSKMQIMVESTFGDSHPGSAHLLELVNRTADGVKEEGGKAARYFTTDICDGMAQGHDGINYSLVSRDTICNMIEIHAGATPFDGGIFVSSCDKGVPAHLMAIGRVNMPSILVTGGVMDAGPDLLTLEQIGKYSAMCQRGELEPEKLEYYKQHACPSCGACSFMGTASTMQVMGEALGLMLPGSALMPATCPDLKEVAEKAGRQIMELAAKGIKPRDMVTMESFENAIMVHAAISGSTNSLIHLPAIAHEFGLEIDSEMFDRLHRGAHYLLDIRPAGKWPAQYFYYAGGVPRIMEEIKSVLHLDAMTVTGKTLGENLEMLKQSGFYEKCDEYCVKAGVKKEEIIRPFEEAIGTDGAIAILKGNLAPEGAVIKHTACPKEMFQAVLNARPFDSEEEAIDAVLKHRVKPGDAVFIRYEGPKGSGMPEMFYTSEAISSDKELGHTIALITDGRFSGASTGPSIGHVSPEAADGGPIALVEEGDMIQIDIPNRLLAIVGVNGQRKSEREMEEILKERRERWQPRPSKYSSGVLKIFSERAVSPMKGGYME; from the coding sequence ATGGTTAGTCAGGAGATTCGAAAGCTGGCTCCGGAAATGGACCCGCTTCGGATGGGCATGGGCTGGAAGGCAGAAGACCTTTCCAAAATGCAGATCATGGTGGAAAGCACCTTTGGTGACAGCCATCCGGGAAGCGCTCACCTGCTGGAATTGGTGAACAGGACGGCAGATGGGGTGAAGGAAGAAGGAGGAAAAGCGGCAAGATATTTTACAACAGATATTTGTGATGGAATGGCCCAGGGGCATGACGGCATCAACTATTCCCTGGTTTCAAGGGATACGATCTGCAATATGATTGAAATCCACGCGGGCGCAACTCCATTTGACGGCGGGATATTTGTTTCAAGCTGCGATAAAGGGGTTCCTGCCCATTTGATGGCAATCGGCCGGGTTAATATGCCTTCCATTCTGGTGACCGGCGGTGTTATGGATGCAGGTCCGGATCTTCTTACCCTGGAGCAGATCGGAAAGTACAGTGCCATGTGCCAGAGAGGGGAACTGGAGCCTGAAAAGCTGGAATATTATAAGCAGCATGCCTGTCCATCCTGCGGAGCCTGTTCCTTTATGGGTACGGCGTCAACCATGCAGGTCATGGGAGAGGCCCTTGGGCTCATGCTTCCAGGATCAGCCCTTATGCCGGCAACCTGTCCTGATTTAAAGGAGGTTGCTGAAAAAGCAGGCCGCCAGATCATGGAGCTTGCTGCAAAGGGAATTAAGCCGAGAGACATGGTTACCATGGAATCCTTTGAGAATGCCATTATGGTCCATGCCGCCATATCCGGGTCCACGAATTCCCTGATACATCTTCCTGCCATTGCTCATGAATTCGGTTTGGAAATAGATTCTGAAATGTTTGACAGGCTGCACAGAGGCGCCCATTACCTTCTTGACATCAGACCCGCCGGTAAATGGCCGGCCCAGTACTTCTACTATGCAGGCGGAGTGCCAAGGATCATGGAAGAGATCAAGTCAGTGCTTCATTTGGACGCAATGACTGTGACAGGAAAGACCCTGGGTGAAAATCTGGAGATGCTGAAGCAAAGCGGTTTTTATGAAAAATGCGATGAGTATTGCGTAAAAGCCGGGGTGAAAAAAGAAGAAATAATCCGTCCCTTTGAGGAGGCGATAGGAACAGATGGGGCCATTGCCATTTTAAAGGGAAATCTTGCGCCGGAAGGTGCGGTCATCAAGCATACTGCCTGTCCAAAAGAGATGTTCCAGGCGGTGTTAAATGCACGCCCCTTTGACAGTGAGGAAGAGGCCATTGATGCGGTGCTGAAACACCGGGTAAAGCCTGGGGATGCCGTATTTATCCGGTATGAAGGTCCCAAAGGAAGCGGAATGCCGGAAATGTTTTACACCTCTGAGGCCATCTCGTCAGATAAGGAGCTTGGACACACCATTGCCCTGATCACAGACGGACGTTTTTCCGGGGCTTCCACAGGTCCTTCTATCGGTCATGTTTCACCGGAAGCGGCGGATGGCGGCCCCATTGCGCTGGTAGAGGAGGGGGATATGATACAAATAGACATACCTAACCGCCTTCTTGCGATCGTGGGCGTAAATGGTCAGAGGAAATCAGAACGTGAGATGGAAGAGATCCTTAAGGAACGGCGGGAAAGATGGCAGCCTAGACCGTCAAAATATTCGTCAGGAGTATTGAAAATATTCAGTGAACGTGCGGTATCTCCAATGAAGGGCGGATATATGGAGTGA
- a CDS encoding carbohydrate ABC transporter permease, with translation MSKKRIKSRENLIGYTLIAPWLAGILCFQLWPILHSFLMSFTNYNLLNTPAFIGMGNYQKMFEDEVFYQAVKVTFKYVFIAVPAKIVFALCIAMILNMKIKGIGIFRTIYYIPSILGSSIAVAILWKALFVKDGVINALLSEIGIEGVSWLGNPKYTLFTISLLTVWQFGSSMVVFLAGLKQIPSSLYEAASVDGAGKVAKFISITIPGIMPMMSFNILMQTINAFQMFAAPYTIFNGKGGPLNSCMLYVIYLYQNAFKYFNVGYASSLSWALLIMIAGTALILHLLEKKFLNFDD, from the coding sequence ATGAGCAAAAAAAGGATTAAATCCAGGGAAAACTTAATTGGTTACACCCTGATTGCACCCTGGCTTGCGGGGATTTTATGTTTTCAGCTATGGCCCATATTACATAGCTTTCTGATGTCCTTTACCAATTACAATCTTCTGAATACGCCGGCATTTATTGGTATGGGAAATTATCAGAAGATGTTTGAGGATGAGGTGTTTTACCAGGCTGTAAAGGTGACCTTCAAATATGTGTTTATTGCAGTACCGGCTAAAATCGTCTTTGCACTGTGTATTGCCATGATACTGAATATGAAGATCAAGGGTATCGGCATCTTCCGGACGATTTATTATATCCCGTCGATCTTAGGCTCCAGTATTGCTGTTGCGATTCTGTGGAAGGCCCTTTTTGTAAAAGACGGTGTGATCAATGCGCTGCTGTCGGAAATAGGAATCGAAGGGGTATCATGGCTTGGCAATCCCAAGTACACCCTGTTTACCATTTCGCTGCTGACGGTCTGGCAGTTCGGGTCCTCTATGGTGGTATTTTTAGCCGGCTTAAAGCAGATACCCTCATCCCTTTATGAAGCGGCCAGCGTGGATGGAGCGGGAAAAGTTGCCAAGTTTATCAGCATCACAATCCCAGGTATCATGCCAATGATGTCATTTAATATCCTGATGCAGACCATCAACGCGTTCCAGATGTTTGCCGCGCCATATACCATATTTAATGGAAAGGGAGGACCTTTAAACTCCTGTATGCTTTATGTAATCTATCTATACCAGAATGCCTTTAAGTATTTCAATGTGGGATATGCTTCCTCCTTATCCTGGGCCCTGTTAATCATGATTGCAGGAACGGCGCTGATACTGCATCTTTTGGAGAAGAAATTTCTGAATTTCGACGATTAA
- a CDS encoding carbohydrate ABC transporter permease — protein sequence MKGKKTISSIVIYLLISLLGLVMLYPLIWMIFAALKPSKEVLSSPSLFPSEFRFDNFPAGWKLVRPYTFDKFFINTFVLVITCVICSLIISLFVGYAFARVNFRFKTFWYSVLFLTIMLPATATLVSKYVIFSKIGWLNTYLPFIIPAALGVGNGGGFFIYLVAQFIRGIPKELDEAAKIDGCSALGIILRIIFPLCKPSLFSVAIFSFMWNWDDFQNQLIYLTKVDLYTVALAMRTTIDATGADNWGAVMAMALCSVLPAIVMFFCMQKYFVDGVSTSGLKG from the coding sequence GTGAAAGGGAAAAAAACCATAAGCAGCATTGTCATCTATCTCTTAATCAGCCTTCTGGGACTTGTGATGCTGTATCCCCTGATCTGGATGATATTTGCGGCATTGAAGCCATCGAAAGAAGTGCTGTCAAGCCCCAGCCTGTTTCCAAGCGAGTTTCGGTTTGACAACTTCCCGGCGGGCTGGAAACTGGTCAGACCGTATACCTTTGATAAATTCTTTATTAATACCTTTGTCCTGGTCATCACCTGTGTTATCTGCAGCCTAATTATCAGCCTGTTCGTGGGTTATGCGTTTGCCAGAGTGAATTTTCGATTCAAGACATTTTGGTACAGTGTGTTATTCTTAACCATCATGCTGCCGGCTACGGCCACCCTGGTATCTAAGTATGTTATTTTCAGCAAGATCGGATGGCTGAACACCTATCTGCCATTTATCATTCCAGCCGCCCTGGGCGTTGGAAATGGAGGCGGATTTTTCATCTATCTTGTCGCCCAGTTCATACGCGGAATTCCCAAGGAACTGGATGAGGCGGCGAAAATCGATGGCTGCTCTGCCTTGGGCATTATACTGAGAATCATATTTCCCCTTTGCAAGCCATCCCTGTTTTCCGTTGCCATCTTTTCATTTATGTGGAATTGGGATGATTTCCAGAACCAGCTGATTTATCTTACCAAGGTTGATTTATATACGGTTGCGCTGGCAATGAGAACCACCATTGATGCCACCGGCGCGGATAACTGGGGCGCAGTGATGGCCATGGCGTTATGTTCAGTATTACCTGCCATCGTGATGTTTTTCTGTATGCAGAAATATTTTGTAGATGGAGTCAGCACGTCAGGTCTGAAAGGATAA
- a CDS encoding alpha-mannosidase, protein MLKIEKKIQSELNRLEGLLYYHRAPFCGWKAKRGFYKGPGQYEMLDEEWFSLSEGEHIGGKDYTVFLKNGVALDQSYEGHTAVLLLKVGGEGCISVNGKHYNGLDFNRNMVMLSPCAKGGEEYELEIETYCKDLILDSSNVFKSDVVITQSEIAAINRPVWEYYFEIKTGFEFILGCAEEYTRQRTLHVLYDSLLKLDYSDEEALLASLSKAMAAYLEGISDYKDLKMPVNMLFAGHSHIDVAWHWPLKETVRKVSRTFSSMLRLMEQYEDFKFCQSMPVLYEMAKKYYPELYDQVKKRVEEGRWETLGSMYLEPDCNLINGESFVRQIMYGKKFYNQELGSDSNICFLPDVFGYSSAMPQILKKAGTDYFFTTKLTWNETNEFPYSVFKWRGLDGTEILSGMMSMCSEKGLGLYNGDLSASGVRLSMDHFKNKGNGDPLLYLYGHGDGGGGVTKEMLEAVTRLQKVPMTPNVEIGTVKQYFEELDREKDYPVWAGELYFEKHRGTYTTAAKNKKNNRKSEFLFRDAEIVSVFQYLENGRFQGTDLEKGWKLILLNQFHDILPGTCIGEVYEECDRDYEEISRIGQQSIRQNLDSMACLPEEGVTVYNSLSWSRSQVVSIDGQGKQGVKDLNGNCPRQFKKADGTIVFLAEDVPALGYRTYERTDEGQESCEPMAAFWEAGENSIKISNEWLDLELDSEGTLISLYDKTARRQVLKEGKRGNLLKLLEDIPVEWGSAWETTRKREDKPSLPFHIVSQKVTEHHCLYTVVSIESQVHHSRIKQEIIVYHHGPYMEFKTEVDWDEKHKMLRVEFPVAVHALNVRYDVAFGNAEHPNHSTTSQDEARFEVCGHKWGDVSDGGFGVSLLNDCKYGYSIQNSNMELSLLRGADHPSETCDKGIHSFSYWIYPHRGGVKEGKVAQTGYEVNVPLIITEGKKKAKERSYLYTDCDNIIIDTVKRSEDGEDIVIRIFETYNTVSEARIYFNFPVEACEETDLLERHMADVPVAEQKISFIINPYEIKTFRIHCK, encoded by the coding sequence ATGTTAAAGATTGAGAAAAAGATTCAGTCAGAATTAAACCGCCTGGAGGGGCTGTTGTATTATCACAGGGCGCCGTTTTGCGGCTGGAAGGCAAAACGGGGGTTTTACAAGGGGCCTGGCCAGTATGAAATGCTTGATGAGGAGTGGTTTTCTCTTTCAGAAGGAGAACATATTGGGGGAAAGGATTACACAGTATTCTTAAAGAACGGAGTGGCCCTGGATCAAAGCTATGAAGGGCATACGGCGGTGCTGTTACTGAAGGTGGGAGGCGAGGGCTGTATCTCTGTCAATGGAAAGCACTATAACGGCCTTGACTTCAACCGGAATATGGTCATGCTAAGCCCCTGTGCCAAAGGCGGCGAGGAATATGAGCTGGAAATTGAAACCTACTGTAAGGACTTGATTTTAGACAGCAGCAATGTGTTTAAAAGTGATGTTGTCATCACCCAGTCCGAAATAGCAGCCATCAACCGGCCAGTTTGGGAGTATTACTTTGAGATAAAAACGGGTTTTGAATTCATATTGGGATGTGCGGAGGAGTATACAAGGCAGCGCACCCTTCATGTGCTGTATGATTCTCTGCTGAAGCTGGATTATTCCGATGAGGAAGCTCTTTTGGCCAGCCTTTCAAAGGCCATGGCTGCCTATCTGGAAGGAATTTCTGACTATAAAGACTTAAAAATGCCTGTGAATATGCTTTTTGCGGGACATTCCCACATTGATGTGGCATGGCACTGGCCGTTAAAGGAAACTGTCAGAAAGGTAAGCCGGACATTTTCCAGCATGCTGAGACTGATGGAACAGTATGAGGATTTCAAATTCTGCCAGAGCATGCCTGTGCTTTATGAAATGGCTAAGAAATATTATCCGGAATTGTATGACCAGGTGAAAAAAAGGGTGGAGGAAGGCAGATGGGAGACCCTGGGAAGTATGTATTTAGAGCCTGACTGCAACTTAATCAACGGGGAATCCTTTGTCAGGCAGATTATGTACGGGAAAAAATTCTACAACCAGGAGCTTGGCTCTGATTCCAATATCTGTTTCCTTCCTGATGTATTTGGATATTCCTCTGCCATGCCTCAGATTTTAAAGAAAGCGGGCACCGATTATTTCTTCACAACGAAGCTTACCTGGAATGAAACCAATGAGTTCCCTTACAGTGTATTTAAGTGGAGAGGATTGGATGGAACAGAAATCTTATCCGGTATGATGTCCATGTGTTCGGAAAAAGGTCTGGGTCTTTACAATGGGGATTTGTCTGCCTCCGGCGTCCGGTTATCCATGGACCATTTCAAGAATAAAGGAAACGGCGACCCGCTCCTTTACCTCTATGGACATGGAGACGGTGGCGGCGGCGTAACAAAAGAGATGCTGGAAGCAGTCACAAGGCTTCAGAAAGTTCCCATGACGCCTAATGTGGAAATTGGAACCGTAAAGCAGTATTTTGAGGAACTGGATAGAGAAAAGGATTATCCTGTATGGGCCGGAGAGCTGTACTTTGAAAAACACAGAGGCACCTATACAACTGCGGCAAAAAATAAGAAGAACAACAGAAAGAGTGAATTTTTATTCCGGGATGCGGAAATCGTTTCCGTATTCCAGTACCTGGAAAACGGAAGGTTTCAGGGAACGGATCTGGAAAAAGGCTGGAAACTTATTTTGCTGAACCAGTTCCATGACATTCTGCCAGGCACCTGCATCGGTGAGGTTTACGAGGAATGTGACCGGGATTATGAGGAAATAAGCCGGATCGGACAGCAAAGCATCCGTCAGAATCTGGATTCCATGGCCTGTTTGCCGGAAGAAGGGGTGACTGTTTATAATTCTCTGTCATGGAGCCGGAGCCAGGTGGTATCCATAGACGGACAGGGAAAACAGGGGGTTAAGGATTTAAACGGAAACTGCCCTAGGCAGTTTAAAAAAGCGGATGGAACCATTGTGTTCCTGGCGGAAGATGTGCCGGCTTTGGGATACCGGACTTATGAACGGACGGATGAGGGACAGGAGAGCTGTGAACCCATGGCTGCATTCTGGGAAGCAGGGGAAAACAGCATAAAAATAAGCAATGAGTGGCTGGATCTGGAGCTGGATAGCGAAGGAACCCTGATATCCTTATATGATAAAACTGCCCGCCGCCAAGTATTAAAAGAAGGCAAAAGAGGAAATCTTTTAAAGCTTTTAGAGGATATTCCGGTGGAATGGGGATCGGCGTGGGAGACCACCAGAAAACGGGAGGATAAGCCTTCCCTGCCCTTCCATATTGTAAGTCAAAAGGTGACAGAGCATCATTGTCTCTACACAGTGGTTTCCATAGAATCCCAGGTTCATCATTCCAGAATAAAGCAGGAGATCATCGTGTACCATCATGGACCTTATATGGAATTTAAAACAGAGGTTGACTGGGATGAAAAACATAAGATGCTCCGGGTGGAATTTCCTGTGGCTGTCCATGCGCTGAACGTCAGATATGATGTGGCATTCGGCAATGCAGAGCATCCAAATCATTCCACCACCAGCCAGGATGAAGCCAGATTTGAGGTGTGCGGACATAAATGGGGAGATGTTTCCGACGGCGGCTTTGGTGTATCATTGCTGAATGACTGCAAATATGGTTATTCCATTCAGAATTCCAATATGGAGCTGAGCCTGTTAAGAGGCGCTGACCATCCTTCCGAAACCTGTGATAAAGGCATCCACAGCTTTTCTTACTGGATTTATCCCCACAGGGGCGGTGTCAAAGAGGGGAAGGTGGCACAGACCGGTTATGAGGTGAATGTTCCGCTGATCATAACAGAAGGAAAGAAGAAGGCAAAGGAAAGGTCTTACCTGTATACGGATTGTGACAACATCATCATTGACACAGTTAAGAGATCAGAAGACGGAGAAGACATTGTCATCCGAATTTTTGAAACCTATAATACGGTAAGTGAGGCAAGGATTTACTTCAATTTTCCGGTGGAAGCATGTGAGGAAACAGATCTGCTGGAAAGGCACATGGCAGATGTGCCGGTTGCGGAGCAAAAGATATCATTTATAATAAATCCTTATGAGATCAAAACGTTCAGAATTCATTGCAAATAA